The following coding sequences are from one Ammospiza nelsoni isolate bAmmNel1 chromosome 5, bAmmNel1.pri, whole genome shotgun sequence window:
- the LOC132072983 gene encoding retinoic acid-induced protein 3-like isoform X2, whose product MTTSPPPGCGNIGADYHLLCDTEKAWGIVLESLAAAGILITIFLICSLFFLICKVQDNSKRHMISVYFFFLLGTLGVFGLTFAFIIKLNDRTRPTRFFLFGVIFALCFSCLLTHACNLNKLVRGRKPFSWRVLLLFLVSFALVQVVISIEYLVTRFVNQREDFLKMDRENTNKDFVMLLIYVLFLMALTFLVSMFTFCGPYKSWKRHGAHIFVTVLFSIAIWVVWITMLIKGNTVLEKYMWDDPVVAIALVSNGWIFLIMYIVPEICFLTAPLKLEDYPPENDFCQPKFIKQTTGVDNRAYTQDEIVQGNINYSPYASHFQMKAIEPQSDFSIPRPKARTSPYHDYTGGKSPM is encoded by the exons ATGACAACATCGCCTCCGCCGGGCTGCGGCAACATCGGTGCCGACTACCACCTGCTCTGTGACACAGAGAAGGCCTGGGGGATTGTCCTGGAGTcgctggctgcagcaggcatCCTCATCACCATCTTTCTCATCTGCTCACTCTTCTTCCTCATCTGCAAAGTGCAAGACAACAGCAAGCGGCACATGATCTCCgtctattttttcttccttttaggCACACTCGGCGTTTTTGGCCTCACTTTTGCCTTCATCATTAAACTCAATGACAGGACTCGTCCCACTCGCTTCTTCCTGTTTGGGGTCATCTTTGCCCTCTGCTTCTCGTGCCTCCTCACCCATGCCTGCAACCTCAACAAACTAGTGAGGGGAAGAAAGCCCTTCTCCTGgcgggtgctgctgctcttccttgtttcctttgcCCTGGTACAAGTTGTGATCAGCATCGAGTACTTGGTCACCAGGTTTGTAAACCAGAGAGAAGACTTCCTGAAAATGGATCGGGAGAATACTAACAAGGACTTTGTCATGCTTCTGATCTACGTGCTCTTCCTGATGGCTCTGACCTTCTTGGTTTCCATGTTCACATTCTGTGGGCCATATAAAAGCTGGAAGAGGCATGGGGCACACATCTTTGTCACTGTCCTGTTCTCCATTGCCATTTGGGTGGTATGGATCACTATGCTCATAAAAGGCAATACGGTTTTAGAAAAATACATGTGGGATGATCCTGTTGTGGCCATTGCTCTGGTGTCCAATGGCTGGATTTTCCTGATAATGTATATTGTCCCCGAAATTTGTTTCCTCACTGCTCCTCTGAAACTAGAGGACTACCCTCCAGAAAATGACTTCTGCCAACCCAAGTTCATAAAGCAGACAACTGGAGTGGACAACCGTGCCTACACCCAAGATGAAATTGTGCAAG GAAACATCAACTACTCCCCATACGCTTCTCACTTTCAGATGAAG GCCATTGAACCCCAGAGTGATTTCTCCATCCCTCGCCCCAAGGCCCGGACAAGCCCATACCATGACTACACTGGTGGGAAGAGCCCCATGTAG